A window of the Lactobacillus gasseri ATCC 33323 = JCM 1131 genome harbors these coding sequences:
- a CDS encoding ABC transporter ATP-binding protein has protein sequence MELLKYFKKLKWEFLLVVFLIIVNAGFLTLAGISSANALSAVAKLRADAFFMWVAIMGGAYIIYAIVNCLVNVEQTRLSQNVDKLIRNSIATDLSKANYATFHKQTVATYSSWLTNDITTINNFGITDFLMIVRQVSEIVFGMLTLAYFNISLVVTVVVLTVIMGIVPNMFSKILAKRSLEYTHANERLVNTINDILNGFNTLFLANLPQTIVKKIDGSSDDVKKHTLNYSKTAGITQAITNGLAFISQVIILGQTGWLILHHLTPVGTISGAQFFASTIFAELSGISFNWQEFKSIKPIMEKFKSISNTESEPHSISNWHLGKLGLNNISYHYPENDEPIFHNLNLDFILQNKYILTGDSAAGKSTILNLIGGLLRDYKGEINLGNMSYDQISDHDLHQKISYLQQDPYIFSASLKWNLTLGKEISTQKINKVIKECGLEDLIAKLPKGIDTILDDQGKQLSGGQKQRIAFAREILRDTPIYLLDEATSALDKASSTQLERLILTKQNKTVIMVTHHLRNEIKQLADEVVNLNEIKNVTSETT, from the coding sequence ATGGAATTACTGAAATATTTTAAAAAGTTAAAATGGGAATTTCTATTAGTAGTCTTTCTCATAATTGTTAATGCTGGATTTTTAACACTAGCAGGTATTTCTAGCGCTAATGCATTGAGTGCTGTTGCTAAATTACGCGCAGATGCGTTCTTTATGTGGGTTGCAATAATGGGTGGAGCCTATATTATTTATGCTATTGTTAACTGTCTTGTTAATGTAGAGCAAACACGCTTATCTCAAAATGTAGACAAACTGATCAGAAATAGCATTGCAACAGACTTATCCAAGGCAAACTATGCTACTTTTCATAAACAGACCGTAGCAACATACAGCTCTTGGTTAACTAACGATATTACTACTATTAATAATTTTGGAATCACTGACTTTCTAATGATTGTCAGACAAGTTAGTGAGATAGTTTTTGGGATGCTCACCCTAGCGTATTTCAATATAAGTTTGGTAGTAACTGTTGTTGTCTTAACAGTTATTATGGGAATCGTACCAAATATGTTTTCTAAAATTTTAGCTAAACGATCATTAGAATATACTCATGCTAATGAACGATTAGTTAATACAATTAATGATATATTAAACGGCTTCAATACTCTCTTTTTAGCCAATCTTCCTCAGACGATTGTTAAAAAAATCGATGGTTCTTCAGACGATGTTAAAAAGCATACATTAAACTACAGTAAAACTGCTGGAATAACTCAAGCAATAACTAATGGTTTAGCATTTATTAGCCAAGTTATTATTTTAGGACAAACTGGTTGGCTAATTTTACATCATCTTACACCAGTAGGAACGATTAGTGGTGCACAATTTTTTGCTAGTACAATTTTTGCTGAATTAAGCGGTATTAGTTTTAACTGGCAGGAATTTAAATCCATAAAACCGATAATGGAAAAATTCAAATCTATATCTAACACTGAAAGTGAGCCTCATTCAATTTCTAATTGGCACCTAGGAAAACTTGGACTAAATAATATTTCCTACCATTATCCTGAAAATGATGAACCAATCTTTCATAATTTGAATTTAGATTTTATATTGCAAAATAAATATATCCTAACAGGAGATTCTGCAGCTGGAAAATCCACAATTTTAAATCTAATTGGTGGTTTACTAAGAGACTACAAAGGAGAAATTAATCTTGGCAACATGAGTTATGATCAAATTTCAGATCATGATCTACACCAAAAAATTTCTTATTTACAGCAAGATCCGTATATTTTTTCAGCATCCCTAAAATGGAATTTAACTTTAGGAAAAGAAATATCAACTCAAAAAATTAATAAAGTAATCAAAGAGTGTGGTCTAGAAGATCTAATTGCTAAGCTACCTAAAGGTATCGATACTATTTTAGATGATCAAGGAAAACAATTATCCGGCGGACAAAAACAACGTATTGCATTTGCTAGAGAAATATTACGTGATACCCCAATCTACCTATTGGATGAAGCAACCTCCGCATTAGATAAAGCTTCAAGTACACAGCTTGAACGCTTGATTTTGACTAAACAGAATAAAACTGTGATTATGGTAACTCACCACTTAAGAAACGAGATCAAACAATTAGCTGACGAAGTGGTTAACTTAAATGAAATAAAAAATGTGACTAGTGAAACCACTTAA